In Longimicrobiaceae bacterium, the DNA window CGTTTCGGCGGCGACGAGTTCGTGGTGGTGCTGCCCGGCACCGACGCCGCGGGCGCCCTGCGCTTCGCCGAGCGCGCGCGAAGCTACTTCGCATCGGTGCCCTTCGTGTTCGGCACGGTGGCCGTGCGCGCCAGCCTAAGCGCGGGCGTCGCCTCGTGGCCCGAGGTCCAGGCCGCCACCGGCACCGAGCTCATCGCCTGCGCCGACGCCGCGCTGTACGTCGCCAAGCAGGAAGGCCGCGACCGCGCCTGCATCGCGCCGGCGGAAGGCGCGGTCAGCTGCTGATCTTCCGGCCAGCGGCCGCCGGAAGAGGATGGGCAGCGAGACGCCCCGGTGCGCAGGAAGGCACCGGGGCGTCCCGTCTTCCGTCACCCGGCTCCGCCGGCGCTCGGCTAGTCGGGCACCCGCTCCGGAGCCAGGGCGAACCACTGGGCCAGCCCGCAGCGCATGCAGATCAGTACGCTCACCGTGGGGCCCAGCCACTCCAGGTTCAGGAACGTCGCCCCGGCGGAGTGCAGCTGTGCTTCGCGCGCCGAGAACACGTCGTTCTTGCAGTGCGTGCAGGCCACCGGCAGCCCGGCCGCCGTGAACCGCCCCGGCCCAATGCCTTCCTGCGCCGCCCGGATGCCGGCCCTGAGCGCCTTGAAGAAGCTTCCCACGACAACCTCCTCCGCTGAATGGTGACCGGTCCGCGTGATCGCCACGATCCGCACACGTGGAGCAGGCGACCCTAGACCGGTGAACGGATTACGCGGTCGCCGCCGAGAAGTTGCGGAGCGGACGCGAACGCCGCAGTCGTCGTATAACCCGACGTCCCGCATCTCCGTCCCCGCCCGGTAGGGGAGCACCTGCGTGTGCTCCTCGGCCGAGCAGCACCGACCCATCGCCGAGCCCCATCGTCCGTCGGAAGATGGCCCAGCAGGCCGGCCGCTCCTGTCGTTCCGGATGCTGCCGTTCTTCGGATGGCATCGCGGAACGTGCCGCACTCGCATCGATCGCC includes these proteins:
- a CDS encoding GGDEF domain-containing protein, producing RFGGDEFVVVLPGTDAAGALRFAERARSYFASVPFVFGTVAVRASLSAGVASWPEVQAATGTELIACADAALYVAKQEGRDRACIAPAEGAVSC